Proteins encoded within one genomic window of Rossellomorea vietnamensis:
- a CDS encoding YitT family protein translates to MHKKIPLKEVVKRAFLITVGAVIMAVGLEIFLVPNQVIDGGIVGVSIMLSHITGIKLGLFIFILNIPFFFIGYKQIGKTFAFSTLYGIIILSISTTFLHPVAAFTQDILLASLFGGIVLGIGVGMVIRYGGSLDGTEILAILSSKRLPFSVGEIIMFVNLFILASAGFVFSWDRAMYSLLAYYVAFKLIDITIKGLDESKSVWIISENYEEIGDALLHRLGRGVTYLKGEGAFSGDDKKVIFCVITRLEEAKLKDIVAEHDPSAFLAIADIAEVRGGRFKKKDIH, encoded by the coding sequence ATGCATAAGAAAATCCCATTGAAAGAAGTGGTGAAGAGGGCGTTCCTGATCACTGTAGGAGCTGTGATCATGGCTGTCGGTCTTGAGATTTTCCTTGTTCCCAACCAGGTCATTGATGGAGGGATTGTCGGCGTTTCCATTATGCTTTCCCACATAACGGGCATTAAGCTGGGTCTTTTTATCTTTATCCTGAACATCCCCTTTTTCTTCATCGGTTATAAACAAATCGGTAAAACCTTCGCATTCTCTACGCTTTATGGCATTATCATTCTTTCGATTTCTACAACCTTCCTACATCCGGTTGCAGCCTTTACACAAGATATTCTGTTGGCATCCTTATTTGGGGGCATCGTTCTCGGCATAGGGGTCGGTATGGTCATCCGATACGGGGGTTCCCTGGACGGAACTGAAATCCTCGCCATTCTATCAAGTAAAAGGCTTCCCTTCTCTGTTGGGGAAATCATCATGTTTGTGAATCTATTCATCTTAGCCAGTGCAGGCTTTGTCTTCAGCTGGGATAGGGCCATGTATTCTCTACTCGCTTATTATGTTGCATTTAAGCTTATAGATATTACGATAAAAGGACTGGATGAATCTAAGTCCGTTTGGATCATCAGTGAGAATTACGAAGAGATTGGAGACGCACTCCTTCATCGGTTAGGCAGGGGCGTCACTTATTTAAAAGGGGAAGGTGCCTTTTCAGGAGATGACAAAAAGGTCATATTCTGTGTCATCACACGACTTGAGGAGGCAAAGTTGAAGGACATCGTGGCTGAGCATGATCCCTCCGCGTTTCTGGCGATAGCGGATATCGCAGAGGTAAGGGGTGGAAGGTTTAAGAAAAAAGACATTCATTGA
- a CDS encoding ATP-binding protein — protein MITLIKTLLVNITILFSFTYNANVLFPFKEKQDSIFKHKITYGLIGSFGALLCMLYPIETLGATHFDLRMIAILISTIYAGLLSGSIVLGCVIIVRYLIGGPYVGVGIAVSVLALLMGMIFRKMLLKTQYKFLGSTLIFLIHSIFYITIINVYIPILHLPFYIIYFSVFYFTFLSLVFIIEHLIRTNKQIEEMVYLDKLNMVGQMAASIAHEIRNPLATVRGFIQHLSEDSQDKRLKRYSPLILNELDRTNKIITDYLSVAKPSGFQLSRLNIEDVIGDCVDLLRPFAAYSNTSIVFHRNGSHHIKGDEDHLKQAIMNVMKNGIESIENQGEISITLKEDPFSHSLYISISDNGKGMTPDELKKIGLPFYTTKTKGTGLGSMVTNKLIREMGGMIEYESEVDKGTVVRIKLPLLP, from the coding sequence TTGATTACATTAATCAAAACTTTATTGGTCAATATTACGATATTATTTTCTTTTACTTATAATGCAAATGTTCTTTTTCCATTCAAAGAAAAACAGGATTCTATTTTTAAACATAAAATCACGTACGGGTTGATTGGATCGTTTGGAGCCCTTTTATGCATGTTGTATCCCATTGAAACGCTTGGGGCCACCCATTTTGATTTACGAATGATTGCAATCCTGATTTCAACCATCTATGCAGGATTATTATCAGGTTCCATCGTGCTCGGGTGTGTCATCATCGTCCGTTATTTAATCGGAGGTCCGTACGTTGGAGTGGGTATCGCCGTTTCCGTATTGGCTCTCCTGATGGGAATGATCTTTCGTAAGATGTTGCTGAAGACACAGTACAAATTTTTAGGAAGTACACTTATCTTTCTGATCCACTCCATTTTCTACATTACGATTATTAACGTCTATATTCCAATTCTGCACTTGCCTTTTTATATTATTTATTTTTCTGTTTTTTATTTTACCTTCCTCTCCCTAGTGTTCATTATCGAGCACTTGATTCGAACGAATAAACAGATTGAAGAAATGGTATATCTTGATAAACTGAATATGGTTGGACAAATGGCGGCTTCGATCGCTCATGAAATCCGTAATCCCCTTGCCACAGTGAGAGGTTTCATACAGCACCTAAGCGAGGATTCACAGGATAAGAGGTTAAAAAGGTACTCTCCCCTCATCCTTAATGAATTGGATCGAACGAACAAAATTATCACCGACTACCTGAGCGTAGCCAAACCAAGCGGATTTCAACTGTCAAGGCTTAACATTGAAGATGTCATCGGGGATTGCGTGGACCTGTTAAGACCTTTTGCAGCTTACTCCAACACTTCCATCGTATTTCACAGAAACGGCTCCCATCATATTAAAGGTGATGAGGACCATTTGAAGCAAGCCATCATGAACGTTATGAAAAATGGAATCGAATCCATCGAGAATCAAGGTGAAATTTCAATCACCCTAAAAGAAGATCCCTTCTCTCACTCTCTTTATATCAGCATCTCGGATAACGGAAAGGGAATGACCCCGGACGAGTTAAAGAAAATCGGCTTACCCTTTTATACAACGAAAACCAAAGGAACGGGATTGGGAAGTATGGTGACAAATAAACTTATCCGTGAAATGGGGGGGATGATTGAATATGAAAGTGAAGTGGATAAAGGGACTGTTGTAAGAATCAAACTGCCACTTCTTCCTTAA
- a CDS encoding LTA synthase family protein yields MSRINDFFSCFKTNKLVGFALLSLWIKTVLVSLIGFNLHIETFLDVLLILLNPVGSIMILIGFSFFFFKRVKKILVVLFMGIATGLLYGDLLYFRFYSDFVTVPILFQFKNVGGIGPSTFELMSPWDGLLLVDIIIAGWMMKKGRAASDRLSRRWKLTYIVMSLSLLVLSIGMGLLKSPYLFAESYDREQMVKSVGPYNYHMFDIGIAATNPFSHLLASKSDTKASMEYTQSTKQDPSDLFGVAEGKNLILVSMESTQNFVINTKVNGEEITPFLNSLIKDSFYFSNIYDQTAQGKTSDAEFMIDTGLYPLSSGSAFVRKPDNTYASLPHMLKRKNDYYAAVFHGNERTFWNREMMYESLGYDRYFSKRDYAVTEDNSINYGIKDIPFFEQTISHLEKIPQPFYTRLITLTNHFPFLLEEDDQFIDTASTDEDVVNRYVTTVRYEDEAIKTLFEKLKANGMYKNTVVVLYGDHYGISEKYEPGVFELLGQKDTPVNHAKLQQVPLIIHVPGEEPRTIDTIGGEIDIRATVLHLLGIDTKNALSFGHSLFTRNENHPVIFRDGDFITDKYIFQDNVCYNKKSEESVNDSFCDPFKETVRKELRMSDDILYGDLLRFLE; encoded by the coding sequence ATGAGTAGGATTAACGATTTTTTTTCGTGTTTTAAGACAAATAAACTGGTTGGGTTTGCCCTGCTTTCCCTATGGATCAAAACCGTTTTGGTCTCCCTGATAGGGTTCAACCTCCATATAGAGACTTTTCTGGACGTATTGCTCATATTATTGAATCCGGTCGGTTCCATCATGATATTAATCGGATTCAGCTTTTTTTTCTTTAAAAGGGTCAAGAAGATCCTGGTCGTTCTTTTTATGGGGATTGCGACGGGTCTCCTTTATGGCGACCTTCTTTACTTTCGATTTTATTCTGATTTCGTAACGGTTCCCATTCTTTTTCAATTTAAGAATGTAGGGGGGATCGGACCAAGCACGTTTGAATTGATGAGTCCGTGGGATGGCCTCTTATTGGTCGATATCATCATTGCAGGATGGATGATGAAGAAAGGCAGGGCAGCTTCTGACAGATTGTCCCGTAGATGGAAGTTGACCTATATTGTAATGAGTCTCTCCCTATTGGTGCTCTCCATCGGGATGGGATTGCTGAAATCCCCCTACTTATTTGCCGAGTCCTATGATAGGGAACAAATGGTTAAATCCGTTGGCCCTTATAATTATCATATGTTTGACATCGGAATTGCCGCAACGAACCCATTCTCCCATCTGCTTGCGAGCAAATCCGACACCAAGGCATCGATGGAGTATACTCAATCTACAAAACAAGATCCTTCTGACTTATTCGGGGTGGCTGAGGGGAAAAACCTGATATTAGTCAGCATGGAATCCACCCAGAATTTCGTTATCAATACAAAAGTGAATGGAGAAGAAATCACACCATTTTTGAATTCCCTGATTAAGGACAGTTTTTACTTCAGTAATATATACGATCAGACGGCACAAGGGAAGACGTCAGATGCCGAGTTCATGATCGACACCGGGCTGTACCCATTATCCAGTGGATCAGCTTTTGTGAGAAAACCGGATAATACCTACGCCAGCCTTCCACATATGCTCAAAAGGAAAAATGATTACTATGCAGCCGTTTTTCATGGAAATGAGCGGACATTTTGGAACCGCGAAATGATGTATGAGTCTCTGGGTTACGATCGCTATTTTTCAAAGAGAGATTATGCGGTAACAGAAGATAATTCGATCAATTATGGGATAAAGGACATTCCCTTTTTCGAGCAGACAATCTCACATCTTGAGAAGATCCCTCAGCCCTTTTATACGCGTCTCATAACACTCACGAACCATTTCCCTTTTTTGTTGGAAGAAGATGATCAATTCATCGATACAGCTTCTACGGATGAAGATGTTGTAAACCGCTATGTCACAACGGTCCGCTACGAGGATGAAGCGATCAAAACATTATTTGAAAAGCTTAAGGCAAATGGGATGTATAAGAATACGGTTGTGGTCCTTTATGGGGATCATTACGGGATTTCCGAGAAATACGAACCGGGTGTATTTGAACTATTGGGGCAGAAGGATACCCCAGTCAACCATGCCAAGCTTCAGCAGGTTCCCCTGATCATCCATGTTCCGGGAGAAGAGCCAAGGACGATTGACACCATTGGAGGGGAAATCGATATCCGGGCAACGGTCCTGCATTTATTGGGGATAGACACAAAGAATGCTCTCTCATTTGGTCATAGCCTATTCACACGAAATGAAAATCATCCCGTTATTTTCCGGGATGGGGATTTCATTACAGATAAGTATATTTTCCAGGATAATGTTTGCTACAATAAAAAGAGTGAGGAGTCTGTCAATGATTCTTTCTGTGATCCATTCAAGGAAACGGTTAGAAAAGAGTTGAGGATGTCAGATGACATTTTATATGGCGACTTATTGAGATTTCTGGAATAG
- a CDS encoding aminotransferase class V-fold PLP-dependent enzyme, whose translation MNNNTLHYKIACEADEFQQIYALNYQTFVEEIPQHEENDTCMLVDKFHDENTYVVAKADEEVVGMIAVRSKRPFSLDQKLDNLDEYLPDQAVPCEVRLLSVKEEYRSTRVFYQLCDRLVSYCLEQGFTMALISGTVRQLKLYKRIGFLPFAELVGEEEARFQPMYLTRESFENSTKAFQRLMIRKTGARTTRSFLPGPVSIHPTVEAAFKRDATSHRSSSFLREMEVVRKSLRDMTGANHVQVAVGTGTLANDIVAAQLKRIPGKGLILSNGEFGSRLMDHGKRFDLSYHTLEKEWNDHITIEEIETVLQCDPGIKWLWTVHCETSTGYLYKIIEILSLCQKYDVELCIDACSSVGTVPVDFNNVFLATSVSGKGLGSYPGLALIFHREIINPSPSIPRYLDVGMYASNGSVPYTHSSNLLAALKEAFQLIDYDGTMKISKHVRRMLADGGFQILGGKDYSPGVITLALNREQCSRQFGDACKSRGILLSYESEYLIKRNWVQVALMGEHNEREVLNAMTMIIGVHNSMIGTKVVK comes from the coding sequence ATGAATAATAATACTCTACACTATAAAATTGCATGCGAAGCGGATGAATTTCAACAAATATACGCGTTAAATTATCAAACGTTCGTGGAAGAAATCCCTCAGCACGAAGAAAATGATACGTGTATGCTGGTGGATAAATTTCATGATGAGAATACATATGTGGTCGCAAAAGCGGATGAGGAAGTCGTCGGGATGATTGCCGTAAGGTCCAAACGGCCCTTTTCGTTAGATCAAAAGCTGGACAATCTGGACGAGTATCTACCTGATCAGGCTGTCCCTTGTGAAGTCAGGCTACTTTCAGTTAAGGAAGAGTATAGAAGTACAAGGGTCTTTTATCAATTATGTGACCGCCTCGTGTCCTATTGTTTGGAGCAGGGATTCACTATGGCGTTGATTTCCGGCACCGTACGTCAGCTTAAACTTTATAAGCGGATCGGCTTTCTTCCCTTTGCTGAACTTGTGGGAGAAGAGGAAGCAAGGTTTCAACCTATGTATCTGACACGTGAAAGCTTCGAGAATTCAACAAAAGCATTTCAGCGCTTAATGATCCGTAAAACGGGTGCACGAACGACCCGGTCTTTCCTTCCAGGTCCAGTGTCAATTCATCCAACAGTGGAGGCTGCATTCAAAAGGGACGCAACTTCTCATAGAAGCAGCTCCTTTCTTCGGGAAATGGAAGTAGTAAGAAAGAGCTTACGTGATATGACGGGGGCGAATCATGTACAGGTAGCAGTGGGAACGGGAACATTAGCGAATGATATAGTGGCAGCTCAGTTGAAAAGGATTCCGGGAAAAGGTCTTATTCTTTCAAATGGAGAATTTGGCAGTAGATTGATGGATCATGGTAAACGATTCGATTTATCCTATCATACACTCGAAAAAGAGTGGAATGATCACATAACGATAGAAGAAATCGAAACCGTTCTTCAATGTGATCCCGGTATAAAATGGCTTTGGACGGTTCATTGTGAGACATCGACAGGTTATTTATATAAAATAATAGAAATTCTTTCACTCTGTCAAAAATACGATGTAGAACTTTGTATCGATGCCTGCAGTTCAGTCGGAACGGTTCCAGTCGATTTTAATAACGTGTTTCTCGCCACCTCGGTCAGCGGGAAAGGACTTGGCTCGTATCCTGGACTCGCCCTGATTTTTCACCGTGAAATAATCAATCCAAGTCCTTCGATTCCCAGATATTTAGATGTCGGTATGTATGCTTCGAATGGCAGTGTTCCCTATACTCATTCCTCAAATCTACTGGCCGCTTTAAAAGAAGCCTTTCAGTTGATTGACTATGATGGGACCATGAAAATCTCAAAACATGTAAGACGGATGTTGGCTGATGGAGGGTTTCAAATCCTCGGGGGGAAAGATTATTCCCCCGGTGTGATTACCCTTGCACTAAATAGGGAACAGTGTAGTAGACAATTCGGGGATGCCTGCAAGAGTCGGGGTATCTTATTAAGCTATGAAAGTGAATATTTGATCAAAAGGAATTGGGTGCAGGTGGCACTCATGGGTGAACACAACGAACGAGAGGTTTTGAATGCCATGACAATGATCATCGGAGTACATAACAGTATGATTGGAACAAAGGTAGTGAAATGA
- a CDS encoding glycerol-3-phosphate acyltransferase — MSQLFILSVIVLVSYGSGSITGAYYIVKWFTGKDIRRIGSGNVGATNAGRVAGKKGFLLTLLIDAGKVLLALSFTSILTDGEGYLIISALSIMIGHLFPLQLGFHGGKGVVAYLASALFLCPLSIGVFAMMMGGSYLIIRKYTFSGFLSMGTIPLTAYVIEGSFTKAIGLGALFITVLLFHNRSFHHSVDT, encoded by the coding sequence ATGAGTCAGCTATTTATCTTAAGTGTAATCGTTTTGGTTTCTTACGGTTCGGGAAGCATCACAGGCGCTTATTATATAGTGAAATGGTTCACTGGTAAGGATATTCGTAGGATCGGAAGCGGCAATGTAGGCGCAACGAATGCAGGCAGAGTGGCAGGGAAGAAAGGATTTTTACTGACTCTCCTTATAGACGCAGGTAAAGTCTTATTGGCACTTTCCTTCACCTCGATACTGACGGATGGGGAGGGATATTTGATCATAAGCGCGTTATCAATCATGATTGGACACCTGTTTCCCCTTCAACTCGGTTTTCACGGAGGGAAGGGGGTTGTAGCCTATTTGGCTTCAGCATTATTTCTCTGCCCGTTAAGTATTGGTGTTTTCGCTATGATGATGGGGGGATCATACCTCATCATTAGGAAATACACATTCTCAGGTTTTCTTTCAATGGGTACCATCCCGCTGACTGCCTATGTGATTGAAGGTTCATTCACAAAAGCTATAGGCCTTGGGGCTTTATTTATAACTGTCCTATTGTTCCATAACCGATCATTTCATCATTCAGTCGATACATAG
- a CDS encoding TIGR02206 family membrane protein: MLGEYSIDGCRLGGFKVLIREVLNFRYEEYPFELFSGSHLAAIIFSVGCMAGLFTFRNRLKGRAKSWLKWLLVILLVLSEVSFQFWYGLNDQWDVTINLPFQLCSLSLYLCTIMLISNNYRIFEISFFSSMSGAFIAIITPELFFGFPHFRYFQFFLAHLSIVLSCLYMVWIEGYRLSFGSLIRAFAALNGIAVIAYAVNKVVGANYMFLMHKPYNASPIDYLGEYPWYLLSLEGVSLILFLLLYVPFYLFEKNRKSGR; encoded by the coding sequence ATGTTGGGAGAATATAGTATAGATGGGTGTAGGTTGGGGGGATTTAAGGTTTTGATTCGTGAGGTTTTGAATTTCAGGTATGAGGAGTATCCGTTTGAGTTGTTTTCAGGGTCTCATTTGGCAGCTATCATTTTTTCTGTAGGATGCATGGCTGGCTTATTTACCTTTAGGAATCGTCTAAAGGGTAGGGCGAAGAGTTGGCTGAAGTGGTTGCTGGTTATCTTACTCGTATTAAGTGAAGTGTCTTTCCAGTTTTGGTATGGTTTGAATGATCAGTGGGATGTAACGATAAATTTACCTTTTCAATTATGCTCTTTATCTTTGTATCTTTGTACCATCATGCTTATCAGCAACAATTATAGAATTTTTGAAATTAGTTTTTTTTCCAGTATGTCAGGGGCATTTATTGCCATCATCACCCCTGAATTATTTTTTGGCTTTCCCCATTTTCGGTACTTTCAATTCTTTCTCGCCCATTTGTCGATTGTTCTATCATGTTTGTACATGGTTTGGATAGAAGGGTACAGATTGTCATTCGGGTCCCTGATCAGGGCGTTTGCGGCATTGAATGGAATTGCAGTAATAGCGTATGCAGTAAACAAAGTAGTCGGAGCAAATTACATGTTTCTCATGCATAAACCATATAACGCAAGCCCGATTGATTATTTAGGGGAGTACCCCTGGTATCTCCTTTCACTCGAAGGGGTGAGTCTTATATTATTTTTACTTCTCTATGTTCCTTTTTATCTTTTTGAGAAAAATCGGAAAAGTGGAAGGTAA
- a CDS encoding alpha/beta fold hydrolase has translation MLEYIVHQGVGKEYVVFLHGIGGTSSIFCKQMETFKNHYNVVTVHLPGHGNSPGVDTYNEPFTINLIVREIVKVLDEIGVGQAHFIGISLGSVVIHELMQQVPDRVQTAVLGGCITRFTLFSNTLLQAGHAIKGMIPFMWLYKLFAYVMMPKRNHRISRKLFIREAKKMKRKDFLGWYQLTPYVKSTYASVQERASHIPKLYITGKEDHLFVRSLDEDTKGDPSAMKVFLDGCGHVCNVERPTEFNRLALDFIHHKQVLLQKVQ, from the coding sequence ATGCTAGAATACATCGTACATCAGGGAGTCGGCAAAGAGTATGTGGTTTTCCTTCATGGAATCGGAGGGACCTCAAGTATTTTCTGTAAACAAATGGAAACCTTTAAAAATCATTATAACGTCGTGACTGTTCATTTGCCCGGTCATGGAAATTCACCAGGGGTTGATACTTATAATGAGCCATTTACAATCAATTTAATTGTTCGTGAGATTGTAAAAGTGTTGGATGAAATTGGAGTAGGACAAGCTCACTTTATCGGGATATCTCTTGGTTCAGTGGTAATTCATGAACTGATGCAACAAGTTCCAGATCGTGTGCAAACGGCGGTTCTTGGAGGTTGCATCACTCGTTTTACTTTATTCTCAAACACATTGTTGCAGGCGGGTCATGCAATCAAAGGCATGATTCCATTCATGTGGTTATATAAATTATTCGCATATGTCATGATGCCCAAAAGAAATCATAGAATTTCGAGGAAGTTATTTATCCGTGAAGCAAAGAAAATGAAACGGAAAGATTTTCTGGGGTGGTATCAGCTTACCCCATATGTGAAATCGACCTATGCCTCTGTACAGGAAAGGGCCTCACACATCCCGAAACTGTACATTACAGGAAAAGAAGATCATCTGTTTGTCCGTTCGCTTGATGAAGATACAAAAGGAGATCCTTCAGCTATGAAGGTATTCCTTGACGGTTGCGGACACGTTTGCAATGTGGAAAGGCCGACTGAATTTAATCGGCTGGCCCTTGATTTCATTCATCATAAACAGGTCCTTCTGCAGAAGGTTCAATAA
- a CDS encoding DUF3231 family protein encodes MEEQDIRLTTSEISALWTTYIKSSALNCFYTHFLTYLKDERILSLIEDSLKTNVATMREIERLFVSEGFPIPSGFTEKDVDTSAPPLYTDIFALSFVYRGGQVTSSHFTTIVSSVARSDVYDFFEKCLTKSLSLYKRSLQLMLEKGIYDRPPKINYPKSIEYIDHQPSLLENWLGETRPLNALELSELFFVIERNCIGIILLKGFIQTSRDKEVKEYLKKGKKLSEKQITTFNNVLVKDDAFPTYPVSMEVTASTIAPFSEKLMLFFISSSNSVGLSTLCQAITMSTRKDLAVHYMLFVTEIMKYGASGLKLLVERGWMEQPPQQDDRKDLSK; translated from the coding sequence ATGGAGGAACAGGATATCAGATTGACTACATCAGAAATCTCCGCTTTATGGACGACGTACATTAAATCCTCGGCACTGAATTGTTTTTATACTCACTTTCTTACGTACCTGAAAGATGAAAGGATTTTGTCCCTTATTGAAGACAGCTTGAAAACCAATGTTGCAACCATGAGGGAAATCGAGAGGCTATTTGTTTCAGAGGGGTTTCCCATTCCCTCAGGTTTCACGGAAAAGGATGTGGATACGTCTGCACCGCCTCTTTACACGGATATATTTGCTCTCAGCTTTGTTTATCGGGGAGGACAGGTCACGAGCAGCCACTTTACGACCATCGTAAGCTCTGTTGCCCGTTCCGATGTGTATGACTTTTTCGAGAAGTGTTTGACGAAATCTCTCTCCCTGTATAAACGATCACTTCAACTGATGTTGGAGAAGGGGATTTATGATCGTCCGCCGAAGATAAATTATCCCAAATCCATTGAATATATTGACCATCAGCCTTCTTTATTGGAAAACTGGCTTGGGGAAACAAGACCTCTAAATGCGTTGGAACTAAGCGAATTATTCTTTGTGATTGAGCGGAATTGTATTGGGATCATATTATTGAAGGGGTTCATCCAAACATCGAGAGACAAGGAAGTAAAAGAGTATCTAAAAAAAGGGAAGAAACTGAGTGAAAAGCAAATTACAACATTCAATAACGTACTCGTAAAAGATGATGCCTTTCCCACTTATCCCGTCTCAATGGAAGTGACAGCCTCGACTATCGCGCCATTTTCGGAAAAACTGATGTTGTTTTTCATTTCATCCTCCAATTCAGTCGGCCTTTCGACATTGTGTCAGGCCATCACGATGTCGACGAGAAAGGACTTAGCCGTTCATTACATGCTATTTGTGACCGAAATCATGAAATATGGGGCGTCGGGTCTCAAACTTTTAGTTGAGCGGGGGTGGATGGAGCAGCCACCACAACAGGATGACCGAAAAGACTTGAGTAAATAA
- a CDS encoding glycerophosphodiester phosphodiesterase — MNTLVKNICLSAAIIGIGAGTVQTASAQSGHPPMNDNKFMNIAHRGGSGYAPEHTLPSYQLGDEMGGDYIELDLQMTKDGRLIAMHDETLDRTTNGTGLVKDYTLDQIKELDAGSWFNRMYPDRAKSEYNGLKVQTLEEVIQHFGKDKHYYIETKSPEVYPGMEEKLLKILEDYNLTRQNGPSSRVIIQSFSEASLQKVHDLNANIPLVQLIDYKKDATITDEELDHYEEYAVGLGMSYKKIDEAYVEKVREHDLLIHPYTVLEKEDMKRLIEWGVTGMFTNYPDRLEEVLKEMKKK, encoded by the coding sequence ATGAATACACTGGTTAAAAATATTTGTCTATCAGCAGCAATTATAGGGATTGGAGCCGGTACTGTTCAGACTGCCTCTGCACAATCAGGCCACCCTCCAATGAATGACAACAAATTTATGAACATAGCACACAGAGGGGGATCAGGTTACGCTCCTGAACACACGCTGCCATCCTATCAATTGGGTGATGAAATGGGCGGGGACTACATAGAACTTGATCTCCAAATGACGAAGGATGGCAGGTTGATTGCCATGCATGACGAAACACTTGATCGAACAACGAATGGGACCGGACTTGTTAAGGATTATACTTTGGACCAAATCAAAGAATTGGATGCGGGTTCCTGGTTCAATAGGATGTATCCAGATAGAGCTAAGTCCGAATATAACGGCCTTAAAGTACAGACTCTTGAAGAAGTCATACAACATTTCGGAAAAGACAAGCATTATTATATTGAAACAAAGTCACCTGAAGTATATCCCGGCATGGAGGAAAAATTACTTAAGATATTGGAAGACTATAATCTGACTAGACAAAACGGCCCTTCCAGCAGAGTGATCATCCAATCCTTTAGTGAAGCCAGCCTTCAAAAAGTACATGACTTGAATGCAAACATCCCTCTTGTCCAGTTAATTGATTATAAAAAGGATGCAACCATCACGGACGAGGAGCTTGACCATTATGAAGAATATGCCGTTGGTCTTGGAATGAGTTATAAAAAAATCGATGAAGCATATGTAGAAAAAGTACGTGAACATGATCTTCTTATCCATCCTTACACTGTCCTTGAAAAAGAAGATATGAAAAGATTGATTGAGTGGGGAGTGACGGGAATGTTTACGAACTATCCTGATCGATTAGAAGAAGTGTTAAAAGAAATGAAGAAGAAATAG